The following are from one region of the Arachis duranensis cultivar V14167 chromosome 10, aradu.V14167.gnm2.J7QH, whole genome shotgun sequence genome:
- the LOC107470509 gene encoding uncharacterized protein LOC107470509 isoform X1: protein MEEVKSAVEEHMDLMADLVQKLSSELRAGLRPAYDNFIGFFHAIDWKEPWLIGLVGFHIVLLLVTIITRRKTNFQMCLFLLTLAGVYLAERLNTVLRMNSKSFSSQNYFDPNGLFISVLWSGPLLVIAMIILINTLFSLCYLIVRWKRAELRHRASIARNKEE from the exons ATGGAGGAGGTGAAATCTGCAGTGGAGGAGCACATGGATCTCATGGCGGATCTCGTCCAGAAGCTGTCTTCCGAGCTTCGTGCCGGCCTCCGCCCCGCCTACGATAACTTCATCGGCTTCTTCCATGCCATTGATTGGAAG GAACCATGGTTGATTGGTTTGGTTGGGTTCCACATAGTGTTGCTTCTTGTGACTATCATCACCAGGAGGAAAACTAACTTCCAGATGTGTTTGTTTCTTCTCACAT TGGCTGGTGTATATCTCGCTGAGAGGCTTAACACTGTTCTGAGGATGAACTCGAAAAGCTTCTCTAGTCAAAACTATTTTGATCCAAATGGACTATTTATCTCAGTTCTTTGGTCGGGGCCCCTTCTTGTCATTGCTATGATAATTCTG ATCAACACACTTTTCTCCTTGTGTTACTTGATTGTTAGGTGGAAAAGAGCTGAACTAAGACATCGTGCAAGCATTGCTCGTAATAAGGAGGAATAG
- the LOC107470509 gene encoding uncharacterized protein LOC107470509 isoform X2 → MEEVKSAVEEHMDLMADLVQKLSSELRAGLRPAYDNFIGFFHAIDWKEPWLIGLVGFHIVLLLVTIITRRKTNFQMCLFLLTLAGVYLAERLNTVLRMNSKSFSSQNYFDPNGLFISVLWSGPLLVIAMIILVEKS, encoded by the exons ATGGAGGAGGTGAAATCTGCAGTGGAGGAGCACATGGATCTCATGGCGGATCTCGTCCAGAAGCTGTCTTCCGAGCTTCGTGCCGGCCTCCGCCCCGCCTACGATAACTTCATCGGCTTCTTCCATGCCATTGATTGGAAG GAACCATGGTTGATTGGTTTGGTTGGGTTCCACATAGTGTTGCTTCTTGTGACTATCATCACCAGGAGGAAAACTAACTTCCAGATGTGTTTGTTTCTTCTCACAT TGGCTGGTGTATATCTCGCTGAGAGGCTTAACACTGTTCTGAGGATGAACTCGAAAAGCTTCTCTAGTCAAAACTATTTTGATCCAAATGGACTATTTATCTCAGTTCTTTGGTCGGGGCCCCTTCTTGTCATTGCTATGATAATTCTG GTGGAAAAGAGCTGA